Proteins encoded in a region of the Triticum dicoccoides isolate Atlit2015 ecotype Zavitan chromosome 3A, WEW_v2.0, whole genome shotgun sequence genome:
- the LOC119267541 gene encoding cytochrome P450 710A1-like: MAELLRAAGFFDLRGAAPFVVAAAVAMYFLVEQLSYLRKKGPLPGPSLVVPFLGSAVRMIRDPTGFWDAQAARARESGAGLAADFLFGRFIVFVRDSELSHRVFANVRPDAFHLIGHPFGKRLFGDHNLIYMFGEDHKDLRRRITPNFTPRALSTYAAIQQRVILAHLRRWLDQSAATGEAMPIRVPCRDMNLETSQTVFVGSYLSEKARERFAKDYALFNLGLMSVPVDLPGFAFRRARLAVARLVRTLGECARKSKARMRAGGEPECLVDYWMQETLREMDEAAAAGRPPPAHTGDEEFGGFLFDFLFAAQDASTSSLCWAVSALDSHPDVLARVRAEVAAAWSPESGKPITAEKIQGMRYTQAVAREVVRHRPPATLVPHVAGEAFQLTEWYAVPKGAMVFPSVYESSFQGFASPDAFDPERFFSEARREDVACKRNFLAFGAGAHQCVGQRYALNHLVLFLALFVSVADFRRDGTPGCDEPVYMPTIVPRDGCAVYMEQRCRTFPSF; this comes from the coding sequence CGTGGCAGCGGCGGTGGCGATGTACTTCTTGGTCGAGCAGCTGTCCTACCTCCGCAAGAAGGGCCCGCTGCCCGGCCCGTCGCTCGTCGTGCCGTTCCTCGGCAGCGCCGTGCGCATGATCCGCGACCCCACGGGGTTCTGGGACGCGCAGGCGGCGCGGGCCAGGGAGTCCGGCGCCGGCCTCGCCGCGGACTTCCTGTTCGGCCGCTTCATCGTCTTCGTCCGCGACTCGGAGTTGTCCCACCGCGTCTTCGCCAACGTCCGCCCCGACGCCTTCCACCTCATCGGCCACCCCTTCGGCAAGCGCCTCTTCGGCGACCACAACCTCATCTACATGTTCGGCGAGGACCACAAGGACCTGCGCCGCCGGATCACGCCCAACTTCACGCCGCGCGCGCTCTCCACCTACGCCGCCATCCAGCAGCGCGTCATCCTGGCCCACCTCCGGCGGTGGCTCGACCAGAGCGCCGCCACCGGCGAGGCCATGCCGATTCGGGTGCCCTGCCGCGACATGAACCTGGAGACGTCGCAGACGGTGTTCGTCGGCTCCTACCTCTCCGAGAAGGCCAGGGAGCGGTTCGCCAAGGACTACGCCCTCTTCAACCTCGGCCTCATGTCCGTCCCCGTCGACCTGCCCGGGTTCGCGTTCCGGCGCGCGAGGCTGGCCGTGGCGCGGCTCGTGCGCACGCTCGGGGAGTGCGCGCGGAAGAGCAAGGCGCGCATGCGCGCCGGCGGCGAGCCGGAGTGCCTGGTGGACTACTGGATGCAGGAGACGCTGCGGGAGATGGAcgaggccgcggcggcggggcggccgcCGCCGGCGCACACCGGCGACGAGGAGTTCGGGGGCTTCCTCTTCGATTTCCTGTTCGCCGCCCAGGACGCGTCCACGTCCTCGCTCTGCTGGGCGGTCTCCGCGCTCGACTCCCACCCGGACGTGCTCGCCCGCGTGCGCGCCGAGGTGGCCGCGGCCtggtcgccggagtcgggcaaGCCGATCACCGCCGAGAAGATCCAGGGGATGAGGTACACCCAGGCGGTGGCGCGGGAGGTGGTCCGGCACCGGCCGCCGGCGACGCTGGTGCCTCACGTCGCCGGCGAGGCGTTCCAGCTGACGGAGTGGTACGCGGTGCCCAAGGGGGCCATGGTGTTCCCGTCGGTGTACGAGTCGTCGTTCCAGGGGTTCGCCTCGCCGGACGCGTTCGACCCGGAGCGCTTCTTCTCGGAGGCGCGCCGGGAGGACGTGGCGTGCAAGCGCAACTTCCTGGCCTTCGGCGCCGGCGCGCACCAGTGCGTCGGCCAGCGGTACGCGCTGAACCACCTCGTGCTCTTCCTGGCGCTCTTCGTGTCCGTCGCCGACTTCCGGCGGGACGGCACGCCGGGGTGCGACGAGCCGGTGTACATGCCGACCATCGTGCCCAGGGACGGCTGCGCCGTGTACATGGAGCAGCGCTGCCGCACGTTCCCATCCTTCTGA